From Rudanella lutea DSM 19387, a single genomic window includes:
- a CDS encoding (Fe-S)-binding protein → MTTVGLFVPCYVDQFYPKAAIATLELLEKQQLNGGPIRVVFPKGQTCCGQPMANSGFEHLTKPLNEQFVEQFGAVDYIVSPSGSCALHLKEHLHSDRNEDRATATRQKIYELTEFLTDVVKVTHLQARFPYRVGLHQSCHGLRGLHLSQMSELVASPFSKPMQLLSLVDGIEMVNLDRPDECCGFGGTFCVVEEAVSAKMGKDRVADHVRHGAEYITGADLSCLMHLEGILRRQNSQTKVIHIAEILNS, encoded by the coding sequence ATGACGACTGTCGGGCTGTTTGTACCCTGTTACGTTGATCAGTTTTATCCCAAGGCGGCCATCGCCACGCTCGAACTGCTTGAGAAACAGCAGCTCAACGGCGGGCCCATACGAGTCGTGTTTCCCAAAGGTCAGACGTGCTGCGGACAGCCCATGGCCAATTCTGGCTTTGAGCATCTAACCAAACCCCTCAACGAGCAGTTTGTTGAGCAGTTTGGCGCGGTGGATTATATCGTGTCGCCCTCTGGAAGCTGTGCCCTGCACTTGAAAGAACACCTGCATTCGGACCGAAACGAAGACCGGGCCACGGCTACGCGTCAAAAAATTTACGAGCTGACCGAATTTCTGACTGATGTGGTGAAAGTAACCCACTTGCAGGCCCGGTTTCCGTATCGGGTCGGGTTGCACCAAAGCTGCCACGGGTTGCGCGGGCTGCACCTGTCACAAATGAGCGAGTTGGTGGCGTCACCGTTTTCGAAGCCAATGCAGCTGCTGAGCCTGGTCGACGGTATCGAGATGGTCAACCTCGACCGGCCCGATGAATGTTGTGGGTTTGGCGGTACGTTTTGCGTGGTCGAAGAAGCTGTATCGGCCAAGATGGGCAAAGACCGGGTGGCCGATCATGTGCGGCACGGAGCTGAGTACATCACCGGGGCCGACCTGTCGTGCCTGATGCACCTGGAAGGGATTCTCCGTCGGCAAAACAGCCAAACCAAAGTGATCCATATTGCTGAAATATTAAATAGTTAA